One Caldilineales bacterium genomic region harbors:
- a CDS encoding DUF3168 domain-containing protein, whose amino-acid sequence MIEAEIVQLLAEDAPVVALISTRVYPLVLPPNVVLPAVTYQRISGIHEHTLSDPAELARPRFQFVAIAPTFLQARLVANAVKTAFNGRRAARTSTTIQAITVENEFDHYNPAQPDMAASWSSYLDLVFWHTL is encoded by the coding sequence ATGATCGAGGCCGAGATCGTCCAGCTCCTCGCCGAAGACGCCCCTGTGGTCGCCCTCATCTCCACCCGCGTCTATCCCCTGGTCTTGCCTCCCAACGTCGTCCTACCCGCCGTTACCTACCAGCGGATCAGCGGCATCCACGAACACACCCTCAGCGATCCGGCTGAGCTCGCTCGCCCCCGCTTCCAATTCGTCGCCATCGCTCCCACCTTCCTCCAGGCCCGTCTCGTCGCCAACGCCGTCAAAACCGCTTTCAACGGCCGCCGCGCCGCCCGCACGTCTACCACCATCCAGGCCATCACGGTCGAAAACGAATTCGACCATTACAACCCCGCCCAGCCCGACATGGCCGCCTCCTGGTCCTCCTATCTCGACCTCGTCTTCTGGCACACCCTCTAA